From a single Ischnura elegans chromosome 7, ioIscEleg1.1, whole genome shotgun sequence genomic region:
- the LOC124163074 gene encoding uncharacterized protein LOC124163074: protein MAFSSTHAFWREVAEVLSMPNCLAAVALYWLCRFFEDCDGNFEACQARLSSTGSDVRRATVVVMELCGRDFGCSSYLPLQVNSGIRYSVLSPVNQKYAGLYDESDTIFAVTTERKSPSQLILQSISASEDTKNLIPQAPVPPRLYRLPKVHKEGVPLRPIVSAIGSPTYNLARHLTSLLSPFVGWCDHHVKNSTDFVKTLKTIRIEEQDILGKFYKQKEGVPMGSPLSPAIANLFMEDLEERALESAPLHRKHFFGYVDDAFIVWPHGSESLTDFLAHMNSVHPNIKFTTETEKDNRLPFLDILIEQRADGSRGHSMYRKPTHKDLYLNGRSHHHPAQKNGVLRTLIHRAKAVSDAEHLKSEIDHLRTTFRSNGFTEGDIKMTLKKSLRKKAEADKPDVKPTGRACLPYVSTISNKISRILRRHNVETIHKPLGKLKALLGTTKDKFGLKTSGVYRIPCECGQVYIGETGRTIEKRLKEHERCIRLYYPNKSAVAEHSLENGHRINFQDTKLICQAKNYWDRVLKESVEIR from the exons ATGGCCTTCTCCTCAACGCACGCATTTTGGAGGGAGGTTGCAGAAGTTCTTAGTATGCCCAATTGCTTGGCAGCGGTGGCATTGTACTGGTTGTGCAGGTTTTTTGAAGATTGTGATGGTAATTTTGAGGCCTGTCAG GCGCGCCTCTCGTCAACAGGAAGCGACGTCAGAAGGGCGACCGTCGTAGTCATGGAGTTGTGTGGACGGGACTTTGGCTGTTCCTCCTACCTTCCTTTGCAGGTGAATTCCGGAATACGCTATTCTGTCTTATCTCCTGTGAATCAGAAGTACGCCGGCCTTTATGACGAGTCGGATACTATATTTGCTGTAACAACTGAACGAAAGTCCCCATCTCAACTCATACTCCAA tCCATCTCAGCATCGGAGGATACCAAAAACCTTATACCACAGGCACCAGTGCCACCCAGGCTGTACCGCCTGCCTAAGGTGCACAAGGAAGGCGTTCCCTTGAGGCCCATTGTGAGCGCAATAGGATCTCCGACATATAACCTGGCGAGACATCTCACAAGTCTTCTGTCCCCCTTCGTGGGCTGGTGCGATCACCACGTCAAGAACTCCACAGATTTCGTCAAGACCCTAAAAACTATTCGGATTGAAGAACAGGACATACTA GGGAAGTTCTACAAGCAGAAAGAAGGAGTACCCATGGGTTCCCCGCTGTCACCGGCCATCGCCAATCTATTCATGGAGGACTTAGAGGAACGAGCACTTGAGTCGGCCCCTCTCCACCGGAAGCACTTTTTTGGATATGTGGATGACGCCTTCATAGTCTGGCCACACGGATCCGAGTCGCTGACGGACTTCCTAGCGCATATGAACAGCGTCCATCCCAACATCAAGTTCACCACGGAGACCGAAAAGGATAACCGGCTACCCTTCCTAGACATCCTGATTGAACAAAGGGCTGACGGCAGCCGAGGACACAGCATGTATCGGAAACCCACGCACAAGGACCTGTACCTCAATGGAAGGAGCCACCACCACCCAGCGCAGAAAAATGGAGTGTTGAGAACTCTCATCCACCGAGCCAAAGCTGTCTCTGACGCCGAACACCTAAAGTCGGAAATTGATCACCTGAGGACTACCTTCCGCTCAAACGGATTTACAGAGGGAGACATCAAAATGACCCTTAAAAAGTCCTTAAGGAAAAAAGCAGAAGCTGATAAACCTGACGTAAAACCAACAGGGAGAGCCTGCCTGCCATATGTCTCAACAATATCCAACAAAATTTCTAGGATATTAAGAAGGCATAATGTGGAGACAATCCACAAACCACTGGGAAAACTCAAGGCCCTTCTCGGAACCAccaaggataaatttggattgaAGACATCAGGAGTCTATCGCATACCGTGTGAGTGCGGCCAAGTGTACATCGGGGAGACCGGACGCACCATTGAAAAACGCTTGAAGGAGCACGAAAGATGCATCAGACTGTACTATCCCAATAAGTCTGCAGTGGCCGAGCACAGCCTAGAAAACGGTCACCGAATAAATTTTCAAGATACAAAACTAATATGCCAGGCCAAAAATTACTGGGACCGTGTCCTGAAGGAGTCAGTAGAAATCAG GTAA
- the LOC124163075 gene encoding CCHC-type zinc finger nucleic acid binding protein-like, translating into MNHDGLGFYREMLANIQMGPAEQIEEFADRIREMNSHTWKEEEDSAAAAARRTEADERALDAFLNGLPGRVGEHTRLSMPKTFDAAISAAMRVREAERRIRPVKEGREERSVFTVRDGACHTCGRLGHFARDCKQQGRMQCFNCGKEGHWAKSCRARRRSSFSQRSEMLLNGSGAEQVARNGPN; encoded by the coding sequence ATGAACCATGACGGATTAGGATTCTACAGGGAGATGTTGGCGAACATACAAATGGGCCCAGCGGAGCAGATAGAGGAGTTCGCGGATCGTATCCGCGAAATGAATAGTCATAcatggaaggaagaggaagattCCGCCGCAGCGGCAGCTCGGCGTACGGAGGCTGATGAGAGAGCTTTAGACGCCTTCCTAAATGGCCTTCCTGGTAGGGTGGGGGAGCACACGCGCCTCTCTATGCCAAAGACTTTCGACGCTGCTATATCCGCAGCCATGCGCGTGCGGGAAGCTGAGCGGAGGATCCGACCGGTGAAGGAGGGGCGAGAGGAGAGGAGCGTTTTCACGGTCCGTGATGGAGCTTGTCACACGTGTGGCCGCCTCGGGCATTTTGCAAGGGACTGTAAACAGCAGGGCAGAATGCAGTGTTTTAATTGCGGGAAGGAAGGACACTGGGCTAAAAGCTGTCGGGCACGAAGGCGAAGTAGTTTCAGCCAGCGTTCTGAGATGCTGTTAAACGGCTCCGGGGCCGAGCAAGTCGCCCGCAACGGCCCCAATTAA